The Planktothrix tepida PCC 9214 genome window below encodes:
- a CDS encoding putative toxin-antitoxin system toxin component, PIN family, with the protein MKVIIDTNVLVSAVLKGRNPRIVIQFVADHPNYEWIISPEILTEYKEVLNRPKFPLTEEIRTEWLTFIEQFTTVLEVNVEVDFPRDRKDAKFLACAVVAKADFLITGDRDLTEVKTWEDTKIISVSLFKQLVIDASS; encoded by the coding sequence ATGAAAGTTATTATTGATACCAATGTCTTAGTATCTGCTGTTCTAAAAGGACGCAATCCGAGAATTGTGATTCAGTTTGTGGCTGATCATCCTAATTATGAATGGATTATATCACCAGAGATTTTAACTGAATACAAGGAAGTTTTAAATCGTCCCAAGTTTCCTTTAACGGAAGAAATACGGACAGAGTGGTTAACTTTTATAGAGCAATTTACTACAGTTTTAGAAGTAAATGTTGAGGTAGATTTCCCTAGAGATAGAAAAGATGCTAAGTTTCTGGCTTGTGCTGTGGTGGCTAAGGCTGATTTTTTGATTACAGGAGATAGAGATTTAACTGAAGTAAAAACCTGGGAAGATACTAAAATTATTTCAGTTTCTTTGTTTAAACAGTTGGTCATTGATGCTAGTTCTTAA
- a CDS encoding restriction endonuclease subunit S → MNWKEANLGELITFQRGFDITKKELTPGKYDVIFSSGFGGKHSDFKVKAPGVVIGRKGTLGTVFFATQDFWPTDTTLWVKDFHGNHEKFAYYFLQTLHLEQYDCGAANPTLNRNHIHTIPVRFPPLPIQRKIAAILSTYDDLIENNTRRIKILEEMARSLYREWFVNFRFPGHEQVKMVDSELGLIPEGWEVVLLGKLVSFQTGKLNSNAAKHNGSYPFFTCSQDILRTDTYSFNTECVLLAGNNANGIFHIKYFKGKFDVYQRTYVIRTLDSKLVTNYYLYFAIQAQLDHLKSISTGAATKFLTLTILNNLKIIVSDPKIQKEFASFISDVFSQIELLQSKNDNLRQTRDLLLPKLISGEIDVENLDIKTGEIAA, encoded by the coding sequence ATGAATTGGAAAGAAGCAAATCTAGGTGAATTAATTACCTTTCAAAGAGGCTTTGATATCACCAAGAAAGAATTAACACCTGGAAAATATGATGTAATTTTTTCATCTGGCTTTGGTGGTAAACATAGCGATTTTAAAGTGAAAGCTCCTGGTGTTGTTATAGGTAGAAAAGGAACCCTGGGTACGGTTTTTTTTGCTACTCAGGATTTTTGGCCGACTGACACTACGCTTTGGGTAAAAGATTTTCACGGAAACCATGAAAAGTTTGCATACTATTTCCTTCAAACTCTACATTTAGAGCAGTATGATTGTGGTGCAGCAAATCCAACATTGAACAGAAACCATATTCATACAATCCCTGTTAGGTTTCCACCTCTCCCAATACAACGCAAAATTGCTGCTATTCTCTCAACTTATGATGACCTAATCGAAAACAATACACGACGAATTAAGATATTAGAAGAAATGGCGCGATCGCTCTACCGTGAATGGTTCGTTAACTTCCGTTTCCCCGGACACGAACAAGTCAAAATGGTTGATTCAGAATTGGGTTTAATTCCTGAAGGTTGGGAAGTTGTACTTTTAGGTAAACTTGTATCGTTCCAAACTGGAAAGCTGAATTCTAATGCAGCTAAACATAATGGTAGTTATCCTTTTTTTACTTGCTCTCAAGATATATTAAGAACAGATACCTATTCTTTTAATACTGAATGTGTTTTGCTAGCGGGTAATAATGCAAATGGAATATTCCATATCAAATATTTTAAAGGTAAATTTGACGTATATCAGAGAACCTATGTTATTCGTACTTTAGATTCAAAATTAGTTACAAATTATTACTTATATTTCGCTATACAAGCGCAATTAGATCACCTAAAAAGTATTTCTACTGGAGCAGCAACCAAGTTTCTGACCTTGACTATATTAAACAATCTCAAAATTATTGTATCTGATCCTAAAATTCAAAAAGAATTTGCAAGTTTTATTTCGGATGTCTTTTCTCAAATTGAATTATTACAATCTAAAAACGATAACCTCCGCCAAACCCGCGACCTACTCCTCCCCAAACTCATCTCCGGTGAAATAGACGTAGAAAACCTCGACATCAAAACCGGAGAAATCGCTGCCTAA
- a CDS encoding type I restriction-modification system subunit M translates to MPANYTELEKRLWEAADELRANSKLKPSEYSVPVLGLIFLRYADYKFSLVEQELAGVSTRRRSVGKLDYQAKGALFLTEKARFDYLLNLPEAEDIGTAINQAMKAIEDENEELKGILLKDYNRLEKPTLRELLKTFNRIKLAEIGEDAFGEIYQYFLSNFAQKEGQKGGEFFTPISVVKLIVEVIEPDHGLILDPACGAGGMFVQSAMRVREKLGRDPNTAISVYGQEKTEGTVKLCQMNLAVHGISGLRNIRQGNTYYEDIHNCVGQFDFVMANPPFNVDGVDNKKLENDPRFPFAKPKVDNANYLWIQLFYTALNNTGRAGFVMANSASDARGSELEIRQELIKTGAVDVMIAVSSNFFYTVTLPCTLWFLDKGKAKTHRKEKVLFIDGRHIYRQIDRAHREFTDEQVEFISNIVRLYRGEAPDTKNGSKILLDTYFPEGAYQDVAGLCRVATRAEIEAQGWSLNPGRYVGVAERPVEDFDFAEKLEELNEELESLNVEARELEERIAENIAQILGV, encoded by the coding sequence ATGCCTGCTAATTATACCGAACTCGAAAAACGCCTTTGGGAAGCCGCCGATGAACTGCGGGCGAATTCCAAACTCAAACCCTCGGAATATTCTGTACCCGTATTGGGGCTGATTTTCTTACGTTATGCGGATTATAAATTCAGTTTGGTTGAACAAGAATTAGCGGGGGTGAGTACCCGTCGCCGCAGTGTGGGAAAGCTGGACTATCAGGCGAAAGGGGCGTTATTTTTAACAGAAAAAGCCCGGTTTGATTATTTGCTGAATTTGCCGGAAGCTGAAGATATTGGTACAGCCATTAATCAAGCGATGAAAGCAATAGAAGATGAAAATGAAGAATTAAAGGGAATTTTACTTAAAGATTATAATCGTTTAGAAAAACCAACGCTGCGAGAGTTATTAAAAACGTTTAATCGAATTAAATTAGCAGAAATTGGTGAGGATGCCTTTGGGGAAATTTATCAATATTTTTTAAGTAATTTTGCCCAGAAGGAAGGACAAAAAGGCGGGGAATTTTTTACGCCGATTTCGGTGGTTAAGTTAATAGTTGAAGTCATTGAACCAGATCACGGATTAATACTCGACCCGGCTTGTGGGGCGGGGGGAATGTTTGTGCAAAGTGCGATGCGGGTCAGGGAAAAGTTAGGACGTGACCCGAATACTGCTATTAGTGTTTACGGTCAGGAAAAGACGGAAGGAACCGTTAAACTGTGTCAGATGAACTTGGCGGTACATGGGATTTCGGGTTTACGGAATATCCGACAGGGGAATACCTATTATGAGGATATCCACAACTGCGTGGGGCAGTTTGATTTTGTGATGGCAAATCCACCGTTTAATGTGGATGGAGTGGATAATAAAAAATTGGAAAATGATCCTAGATTTCCTTTCGCTAAACCGAAGGTAGACAATGCGAATTATCTTTGGATTCAGTTGTTTTATACAGCTTTAAACAATACGGGACGGGCGGGGTTTGTGATGGCGAATTCTGCCTCGGATGCACGGGGTTCTGAATTGGAGATTCGGCAGGAATTGATAAAAACTGGGGCGGTGGATGTGATGATTGCCGTTAGTTCTAATTTCTTTTATACGGTAACATTGCCTTGTACGTTGTGGTTTTTGGATAAGGGAAAGGCGAAAACACATCGGAAAGAAAAGGTTTTATTTATTGATGGGCGGCACATTTACCGACAAATTGACCGCGCCCACCGCGAGTTTACGGATGAACAGGTAGAATTTATTTCTAATATTGTGAGATTGTACCGAGGGGAAGCACCGGACACAAAAAATGGCAGTAAAATTTTACTCGATACTTATTTTCCAGAAGGAGCTTATCAAGATGTGGCGGGGTTATGTCGGGTGGCGACAAGGGCGGAAATTGAGGCGCAGGGTTGGAGTTTGAATCCTGGGCGTTATGTGGGCGTCGCCGAACGTCCGGTGGAGGATTTTGATTTTGCTGAAAAGTTGGAAGAATTGAATGAGGAATTGGAGAGTTTAAATGTTGAGGCGAGGGAGTTAGAAGAACGAATTGCTGAGAATATCGCGCAAATTTTAGGGGTTTGA